A region from the Benincasa hispida cultivar B227 chromosome 12, ASM972705v1, whole genome shotgun sequence genome encodes:
- the LOC120092901 gene encoding vesicle-associated membrane protein 722-like, whose protein sequence is MAQKSLIYSFVARGTVILAEYSDFSGNFTNIAFQCLQRLPASNNRFTYTCDGHTFNYLLNNGFTYCVVAVEAAGRQVPMACLERIKEDFDKRYGGGKATVAVAKSLSKEFGPKMKNHMQYCVDHPEESSKLMQVKAQVSEVKAVMIENIDKVMERGTKIEDLVDKTENLRSQAKEFQTNGHQIKKKMWYQNMKIKLIVFAILIILVLIIVLSVCRGFNC, encoded by the exons ATGGCTCAGAAGTCTTTGATTTACAGTTTCGTCGCTCGAGGAACGGTGATTCTCGCTGAGTACTCCGACTTCTCTGGTAATTTCACTAACATCGCTTTTCAGTGCCTCCAGCGACTTCCTGCTTCTAACAACAGATTCACCTACACCTGCGATGGCCATACCTTCAATTATCTTCTCAACAATGGATTCA CATATTGTGTAGTTGCAGTTGAGGCTGCAGGAAGACAAGTTCCAATGGCGTGTCTTGAGCGAATAAAGGAAGACTTCGACAAGAGATATGGTGGAGGAAAAGCTACAGTTGCTGTTGCCAAGAGTCTGAGCAAGGAATTTGG GCCTAAAATGAAGAATCATATGCAATACTGTGTAGATCATCCTGAAGAAAGCAGTAAACTCATGCAAGTGAAGGCTCAGGTTTCTGAAGTAAAAGCTGTAATGATAGAAAACATTGACAAG GTTATGGAACGAGGGACTAAGATTGAGGATTTGGTAGATAAAACTGAGAATCTTCGTTCACAG GCTAAAGAATTCCAGACGAATGGACAtcaaataaagaagaagatgtGGTACCAAAATATGAAGATAAAATTGATAGTGTTCGCTATACTCATCATCTTGGTTTTGATCATCGTTTTGTCTGTTTGCCGTGGTTTTAACTGCTAA